Below is a genomic region from Neisseria arctica.
GCCTTTATCGAGCGGCAAAATAAAGGCGTGAACCTGTTGATATGTGATGCCGTGTTATCAAACTTGTTTTCAGGTCAGCCCAAGCAAACGGCAATCATGGATAAGTACGACTTAAGCAAGGGGCATTTCTACCGACAACAGAAGAAAGTTAAAGGCATCGTGGCCGCATTATTAGATAGCGCGGTGTGCAAGCTACAAGATGAATTTGAAAGTTGTCGGATTATTGAAAAAGACGCCGCTTAAGAAATTGATTTTATTAAATCCTATTGACAGAAAGCGGGGAGTTTTGGTAAGATTTTGCTATATTCGGAAGTTAGTGCGTATAAGTGATTAGTTTCTGATTTTTTAAATTGCTGCCATTTGGTTCTCTCCCTATGGATATATACAGCAGTTTATAAAATGTTTGGTTCTAAGTTTCCTAGGCCGAAAACCAAACGAAGTGTATTAAGAAAAGGCGGTTAGGCTTTATTGCTTAGCCGCTTTTCTTTTGTGTTTTCAAATACGGGAAAATCCCGTATTACAGATGTTGATATTTTCCGGCCAATCCAGTTGTAGGGATTATCTCTACAACTGGATGAAACACTTGTTTAGTTTTCGATTTGATGCCTAGTGAGTTGAAATAAAATGCTAATCATAGCTATTGCTTGGTTGGCATTTTCTGTAACTGATACCTAGGGCGTCATGAAACAATATTCCAAAATTCAATAAATGCGGCGTATGGACTAAATCCATGCGCCTTTTTTCATGGGTGAGCGTATGAAACGCATGGCCTTAAACCTAAAGATAGACCAGCACATTATCTTACCTAGCGGGCGCGCTGCCCGTGTGCGGTACATATTCGCTGATGCGGTATTGCTGGAGTATCTGGACAACAAAGAGCGTTTACAGTTATCGCGCCTGTTTGCTGTTAAGCATTGGGGTGTGTGAAACAAGAAAGGAAGCCTGATATGGCGGAAGAAGCAAAACGCCCAGTTGGGCGACCGAGTGGATTTAAACAAGAGTATTTAGAAGCGGCAGCTCATTACCTTAAAGGCGGCTTTATTGAGTGCGGCGACAGAGTTCCGACTGTTGCGGGGCTTGCTTGTTTTATAGGAACGAGCAACCGGCAAGTGTGTCGATGGGCAAGTGAGCACGAAGAATTTCGTCATGCGTTAGAAGCGATCAAGACCGCTCAAGAGAAATTGTTAATTAACGGCGGGCTTAGCGGGGATTACAACGCAACGATTGTGAAGCTCATGCTTGCTAATCATGGTTACAGCGACAAAGTAGAAAACAACCATACAAGTTCAGACGGCAGCATGACGCCTGTTACTAAGATTGAGCTAGTTCCGAAGTCATGAGTACTGTTCAGGTTGAGTTGCCGCCAAAGATTGTCGAGATATTTAGCGAGCCTAGGGGTTCGTTGCGATATCGAGGTGCGTATGGCGGGCGTGGCAGCGGTAAGTCAATGGGCTTTGCCAAGATGGCCGCGATATGGGGGCTGATAGAGCCGCTTAGGTTTTTGTGTACACGCGAGTTTCAAAACTCAATCAAAGAGTCATTCCATGCCGAGCTAAAGACGGCGATTGAAAGTGAGCCGTGGCTCGCTGCGGCCTATGATGTGGGTATTGATTACATCCGCGGCGCAAATGGCACGGAGTTCATTTTTAAGGGCTTGCGTAACAACATTCAGTCCGTTAAGTCTTTGGCTCAAATTGACGTATGTATTGTCGAGGAAGCAGAAGATATTTCCGAGTCTGCGTGGGAAGTGTTAGAGCCGACGATACGCGCGCCGAAGTCTGAAATTTGGGTTATTTGGAACCCGAAAAAGAAGGGAAGCGCAACAGACAAGCGTTTCCGACAAAGCACGCCGCCACGTTCGTGCATTCTGCCGATGAACTATTCGGATAATCCGTTTTTCCCGGCAGAGCTTGAAGAGCAGCGGCGGCACGCCAAGGAAGTATTGGACCCTGCACGCTATGCTTGGATTTGGGAAGGTGCGTATTACGAGCTTTCCGATGCGCAAGTGTTCGCTGGTAAATACTTGATTGCTGATTTCGAGCCGTTACAGGGTTGGAATGGTCCTTATTACGGACTTGACTTTGGTTTTGCGAAAGACCCGACGGCAGCAGTCGAATGTTGGGTGGCAGATGGTCGTCTGTATATTCGGAAGGAAGCTGGCGGGGTTGGGCTTGAGCTGGATCACACTGCAAAAGAGTTGATTAACGCGATACCTGATATAGATAAGCATGTGATAAGGGCGGATAACGCGCGGCCTGAATCAATTAGCTATTTGCGCCGCCACGGTCTGCCTCGCATTACGGCAGTGGAAAAAGGTAAAGGCAGCGTAGAGGATGGTGTTGAACATATCAAGTCGTTTGAAAAGGTGATAATTCACCCGAGCTGTATGGAAGTTGAAAATGAGTTTAAGTTTTACAGCTATAAAACTGACCGCATGAGTGGTGATGTGCTGCCCGTACTTCTTGATGAATACAACCACTACATAGATGCTATACGCTATGCCTTGCAGCCGTTGATTAAGAATCGAGGCGAGGCCAAACAATTCAAAACAGGATTTATGTGATGTCTTATAAAACGCTACACCCTGAGTATAGCTTAATGCAATCCGAGTGGACGATGGCGACAGATGCGTTAATGGGCGAGTCTCAAATTAAACTGCGTGGCGAAACATATCTTCCGAGGACTGCCGGAATGATTAACGCGGCTAACTCTAACACAGTCGATGTCAATGCGTTATATCAGGCCTATAAAAGTCGAGCGCAATATCCTGAGTGGGTGCGTGATGCTGTGCGGTCGATGATTGGTTTGATTTCCCGGCTGCGGCCCAGCGCTGAGTTGGATCATCCGAAAATCAAAGGTATGGAGCATAACGCAACGGCGGATGGCTATCCTCTGCAACAGCTATTTTTACGCACCGTACAAGCCAATATCCGGAAAGGACGCTATGGTCTGCTTTGTGATGTCGATGATATGGGCTTGCCTTTTATCGCTACATACGACGCGGAAAGCATAATTAACTGGAAATTGACTGCCGGTGCAGATGGCCGCATGGATTTATCTTTGCTGGTATTGAAAGAGTCTGTGCCTAAGTCCGCTGATATGTACAGTCATGACACTAAGGACGAATATCTTGTGTACTGGCTGGAAAACGGCGCGTGCTATTCAAAGCGCATTGGTAATGATGGGCATGAGGTTGGCGAAGTGCGCAGCTTGGTAACGAGCGGCAATAATCCTCTTGGATTTATCCCGTTTGTTTTTAGCGGTGCTGTTGACAACGCCCCTGATGTGGATATTGTTCCGCTATCAACGATGATTAAGGCGGCGGTAAAGTCGTATCAAATCAGTGCGGACTATTTCCAAGAATTACACCTTACAGCGCACCCACAGCCGGTTATTACTGGGCAGGATTTAGAAACCGCCAATATGATTACCGGCCCGATGATGGCGTGGGTGCTGCCCAGTCCTGAAGCGCGGGCGTTCTACCTAGAGATTGGCGGAAACGGCATTGAGGCCAAACGCCAAGCGATGATAGAGCAGAAAAACGCTGCACTTGAAGCAGGCGCGCGCGTGATGGATGTTGGTGGTACCGAATCAGGAGAAGCACGCCTCGCCCGGCAAAATGATCAGTATGCGACCTTGCAAAG
It encodes:
- a CDS encoding terminase small subunit, producing MAEEAKRPVGRPSGFKQEYLEAAAHYLKGGFIECGDRVPTVAGLACFIGTSNRQVCRWASEHEEFRHALEAIKTAQEKLLINGGLSGDYNATIVKLMLANHGYSDKVENNHTSSDGSMTPVTKIELVPKS
- a CDS encoding PBSX family phage terminase large subunit encodes the protein MSTVQVELPPKIVEIFSEPRGSLRYRGAYGGRGSGKSMGFAKMAAIWGLIEPLRFLCTREFQNSIKESFHAELKTAIESEPWLAAAYDVGIDYIRGANGTEFIFKGLRNNIQSVKSLAQIDVCIVEEAEDISESAWEVLEPTIRAPKSEIWVIWNPKKKGSATDKRFRQSTPPRSCILPMNYSDNPFFPAELEEQRRHAKEVLDPARYAWIWEGAYYELSDAQVFAGKYLIADFEPLQGWNGPYYGLDFGFAKDPTAAVECWVADGRLYIRKEAGGVGLELDHTAKELINAIPDIDKHVIRADNARPESISYLRRHGLPRITAVEKGKGSVEDGVEHIKSFEKVIIHPSCMEVENEFKFYSYKTDRMSGDVLPVLLDEYNHYIDAIRYALQPLIKNRGEAKQFKTGFM
- a CDS encoding DUF4055 domain-containing protein — encoded protein: MSYKTLHPEYSLMQSEWTMATDALMGESQIKLRGETYLPRTAGMINAANSNTVDVNALYQAYKSRAQYPEWVRDAVRSMIGLISRLRPSAELDHPKIKGMEHNATADGYPLQQLFLRTVQANIRKGRYGLLCDVDDMGLPFIATYDAESIINWKLTAGADGRMDLSLLVLKESVPKSADMYSHDTKDEYLVYWLENGACYSKRIGNDGHEVGEVRSLVTSGNNPLGFIPFVFSGAVDNAPDVDIVPLSTMIKAAVKSYQISADYFQELHLTAHPQPVITGQDLETANMITGPMMAWVLPSPEARAFYLEIGGNGIEAKRQAMIEQKNAALEAGARVMDVGGTESGEARLARQNDQYATLQSIVRNSAEAIEQCLRYLGEWYGLTVEQANEQLKFRVDLDFNKVIDTTMLQQLFNAAQMGMVSPETVWEYMQTGQIPERGWDDEHGRILDAGMSNGGQSE